In one Saccharibacillus brassicae genomic region, the following are encoded:
- a CDS encoding MraY family glycosyltransferase — protein MFIVYILGFVLALGLALGLTPLVKRFAIKVGAVDVPNARKVHTRIMPRLGGLGIFLAFVIALLAVLPFLPFDLSQRDGNFIKAFLTAGTIIVLTGALDDRFDLNAKLKFLIQIGAASVVVFGFGIKVDFVNIPFMDAYSSLENWIAIPLTIFWIVGVTNAVNLIDGLDGLAAGVSGIAIGTILVMALINGNLLVAMLCLLLLGGIVGFLFFNFHPAKIFMGDTGSLFLGFSLAMLSLLGFKQIAVLSFITPLIIIGVPLSDTFFAIVRRKLQKKPIFAPDKGHLHHCLRELGFSHRQTVLIIYGIAAFFGILAVIQSASAMFEANWVTFVVICVMMFFLQIGAEVIGLVGQTKRPVLRFLARFKVKPGDRTEP, from the coding sequence ATGTTCATTGTCTATATTCTCGGTTTCGTACTTGCGCTCGGATTGGCTCTCGGTTTGACTCCGCTCGTCAAGCGGTTCGCCATCAAAGTCGGAGCGGTAGACGTGCCGAACGCAAGAAAAGTGCATACGCGCATCATGCCAAGACTCGGCGGACTCGGAATTTTTCTCGCTTTCGTCATCGCGCTGCTTGCCGTTCTGCCCTTCCTTCCGTTCGATTTGTCGCAGCGGGACGGGAACTTTATCAAGGCCTTCCTGACGGCCGGTACGATCATCGTGCTGACCGGTGCCCTGGACGACCGGTTCGACCTGAACGCCAAACTGAAGTTTCTTATTCAGATCGGTGCGGCTTCCGTCGTCGTGTTCGGATTCGGCATCAAAGTGGATTTCGTCAACATACCTTTTATGGATGCATATTCTTCGCTTGAAAACTGGATCGCCATTCCGCTGACCATCTTCTGGATCGTCGGCGTGACGAACGCGGTCAATCTGATCGACGGTCTCGACGGCCTGGCGGCCGGCGTGTCCGGCATCGCGATCGGCACCATCCTCGTGATGGCGCTGATCAACGGCAACCTGCTGGTAGCGATGCTCTGTCTGCTGCTGCTCGGCGGAATCGTCGGTTTCCTGTTCTTCAATTTCCATCCGGCCAAAATCTTTATGGGCGATACCGGCTCTCTTTTCCTCGGATTCAGCCTGGCCATGCTCTCGCTGCTCGGCTTCAAGCAGATCGCCGTCCTGTCCTTCATCACGCCGCTGATCATCATCGGCGTGCCGCTGTCGGATACGTTCTTCGCGATCGTGCGCCGCAAGCTGCAGAAGAAGCCGATCTTCGCCCCGGACAAAGGCCATTTGCACCACTGCCTGCGCGAACTCGGGTTCAGCCACCGCCAGACGGTGCTGATCATTTACGGCATCGCGGCATTCTTCGGCATTCTGGCCGTCATCCAATCCGCTTCCGCCATGTTCGAAGCGAACTGGGTCACGTTCGTCGTCATCTGCGTCATGATGTTCTTCCTGCAGATCGGCGCCGAAGTCATCGGCCTCGTCGGCCAGACCAAGCGTCCCGTGCTGCGATTCCTGGCGCGCTTCAAGGTGAAGCCGGGCGACCGGACGGAACCTTGA
- a CDS encoding WecB/TagA/CpsF family glycosyltransferase has protein sequence MSQIHLEDGVRQVPVTSILGVNVSKLGMRDTVDVLERAVASGKPHQIITANPIMIMAALESEDNMRAMREAELIVPDGAGVVWAAEEFGDPVAERVAGFDLLHELMKRGEQLGWTAYLLGAAEEVVQEAASRLQNQYPKVRIVGVRNGYFGESENAGVIEHIRQAKPDLLFVARDAKTQEPWIARHKQELGAAVIMGVGGSFDVISGKTKRAPVFMQKLRLEWFYRLAKEPSRLPRMMALPRFMQTVKKAKKSTE, from the coding sequence ATGAGTCAAATCCATCTTGAAGACGGAGTCCGGCAGGTGCCGGTCACTTCGATCCTCGGCGTGAACGTCTCGAAGCTGGGCATGCGCGATACGGTCGACGTGCTGGAACGCGCCGTCGCTTCGGGCAAACCGCATCAGATCATTACGGCGAACCCGATCATGATCATGGCGGCGCTCGAGAGCGAAGACAATATGCGCGCGATGCGCGAAGCCGAACTGATCGTGCCGGACGGCGCGGGCGTCGTGTGGGCAGCCGAAGAATTCGGCGATCCGGTCGCCGAACGCGTCGCCGGATTCGATCTGCTGCACGAGCTGATGAAGCGCGGCGAGCAGTTGGGCTGGACCGCGTACCTGCTGGGAGCGGCGGAGGAAGTGGTTCAGGAAGCGGCAAGCCGGTTACAGAACCAATATCCGAAGGTTCGAATCGTCGGCGTCCGCAACGGATATTTCGGCGAGTCCGAAAATGCCGGCGTGATCGAACACATTCGCCAGGCGAAGCCCGATCTGCTGTTCGTGGCGCGGGACGCCAAGACGCAGGAGCCGTGGATCGCGCGCCATAAGCAGGAATTGGGCGCCGCGGTGATCATGGGCGTGGGCGGAAGTTTCGACGTAATCTCCGGCAAAACGAAGCGCGCTCCGGTGTTCATGCAGAAGCTGCGCCTCGAATGGTTTTACCGGCTGGCGAAGGAACCTTCGCGCCTGCCGCGGATGATGGCGCTGCCCCGGTTTATGCAAACGGTCAAAAAAGCGAAAAAAAGCACGGAATAA
- a CDS encoding S-layer homology domain-containing protein, with protein MGKQGIKSLLSLMMAVVLIFTLLPVYPAAAAGGSLKITNLSPDIKAPTNSANGKIDIIGTFQDVNTSTITYVIESMVGDKVVGSSSGGDRQPDTGDNKTFKFYQVNVKSGLNRITVKATTTTGQEVSNQAYVTFIDAPNLSSVKVGAEDTQENVPFVVSSQTPSITVEAPNAADVTLNGNSMFSGGAGTFYATPTLTQGSNKLTFVVKSATSSYAETRTLVYYDGNAQVYNTKIGTTAIEPNTTVEGSPSGQLSGEVVIAMPASGTAPNTLDGKITFNKIVDNTPQVYTNFNEASVTLTKKDTVGTSLVIYSFRTTASVDALDSGSYQLDLRVNSQQRATVNFKVRGTNDSYIKSIYQLYGVTNGASSISSYSSKVLFDAGTSPYVSVPELPLWIAVDTGNSAAVNIKVDGTALPAGNYKAFTDSSGTGYNVYQITKLQSGRQTLTFEYGSDSVSVPINYQSAPYIQVTNLYNEQVFTSAEDVKSVQGRLINFTAATNTVTVEYSGRTKTVTSTDGTFSLSSADFPLTLTPGSNTLTLSGTTDGKKVSTTLNLYLIENDSIQIENFHPLPVNSLTQDNALFIPGEKDKYTTNELSMDVEFAITPADTADEIIVRLDGNKKETRLTRGTGTSWSQSTGELRVSSKAGTVNGFIIEDLSLPTTGDLKVTVFVRKGTSTTSKTLTVTRELRPYTILSPKLPNESVITQNFLDISIQAEGATSVLVGKLTLEKGDKDIFRGRLTGLKAGKNTVKFVVNAGKTKTNGTFEVNYSSENVQGAQYSTTMPSGGKLKLFKGDLQISLPKGTLLREINPTPGSQSPTISLFDKQELIAGIASPLDGRTLKIYNQVNVNDGQGGYRDGQLKLLESNGTMISRMVPKPHFGYASNLYWTDAGYFTSTATSDDYKTVPGNQPYTTPGFESRSSKQWLEPTQTGTITIKYDPKLVDASAGNLGIWRLNGNEWINLGGTVNKSAKTVTAPLDGFGYYAVLGLRYSYGDVIAQSDLRESVEMMMSRGVMKAKDANEFGVNEVITRGEFATMLVRMLNIPLDYDEDITKRTFDDVGPVTNQYMDYRYIETAVRKGIIRGTGPRVFMPYNTLSREDATMMIARAMNLKLTDNTKAKAGLEKAFTDATTINASYAGAVLAVTKGKYMEGKANKLEEGQKKATYRFDPKATFTRAEAADIAVKVMKKMKSL; from the coding sequence GTGGGTAAACAGGGCATTAAGTCTCTGCTGAGCTTAATGATGGCAGTCGTATTGATTTTCACCCTGCTTCCGGTCTATCCGGCAGCAGCGGCAGGCGGAAGCTTGAAAATCACCAATTTGAGTCCCGATATCAAGGCGCCTACCAACAGCGCCAACGGCAAGATTGACATTATCGGTACGTTTCAGGATGTGAACACGTCGACGATCACTTACGTGATCGAATCGATGGTAGGAGATAAGGTTGTCGGCAGCAGCAGCGGCGGCGACCGTCAACCGGATACGGGAGACAACAAGACGTTCAAGTTTTATCAGGTCAACGTGAAATCGGGACTTAACCGGATTACGGTCAAAGCGACCACCACGACCGGCCAGGAAGTTTCGAACCAGGCTTACGTCACGTTCATCGATGCTCCTAACCTTTCTTCCGTAAAAGTCGGAGCCGAAGATACGCAGGAAAACGTTCCGTTCGTCGTATCCTCGCAGACGCCTTCCATTACGGTAGAAGCTCCGAACGCAGCCGACGTCACGCTGAACGGCAATTCGATGTTCAGCGGCGGAGCCGGCACGTTCTACGCCACGCCGACGTTGACGCAGGGTTCCAACAAGCTGACGTTCGTAGTCAAGTCGGCTACGTCTTCGTACGCGGAGACACGGACACTCGTGTATTACGACGGCAACGCACAGGTATACAATACCAAGATCGGTACGACGGCGATCGAGCCGAATACGACCGTCGAAGGTTCGCCGTCCGGACAGCTGTCCGGCGAAGTCGTCATCGCCATGCCGGCAAGCGGCACGGCACCGAACACGCTGGACGGCAAGATCACGTTTAACAAAATCGTAGACAACACGCCGCAGGTGTATACGAACTTCAATGAAGCCAGCGTTACGCTGACGAAAAAAGATACGGTAGGCACTTCGCTGGTCATCTACAGCTTCCGGACGACCGCCTCCGTGGATGCGCTCGATTCGGGCTCGTATCAACTCGACCTGCGCGTCAACAGCCAACAGCGCGCAACCGTAAACTTCAAAGTGCGCGGAACGAACGATTCTTACATCAAAAGCATTTACCAGCTCTACGGAGTGACGAACGGCGCAAGCAGCATCAGCTCTTACAGCAGTAAAGTTCTTTTCGATGCGGGCACGTCTCCGTATGTTTCCGTTCCTGAACTTCCGCTGTGGATCGCCGTCGATACGGGCAACTCCGCCGCGGTCAATATCAAAGTCGACGGTACGGCGCTGCCGGCCGGCAACTACAAAGCTTTTACCGATTCGAGCGGCACAGGCTATAACGTGTACCAAATCACCAAGCTCCAAAGCGGACGCCAGACTCTGACTTTCGAATACGGAAGCGATTCGGTCTCCGTTCCGATCAACTATCAATCCGCTCCTTATATCCAGGTGACCAACCTGTATAACGAGCAGGTCTTCACGAGCGCCGAAGACGTCAAATCGGTTCAAGGCCGCCTGATTAACTTTACGGCAGCCACCAATACGGTTACGGTCGAATACAGCGGACGGACCAAAACCGTGACGTCTACGGACGGAACGTTCTCGCTCAGCTCCGCGGATTTCCCGCTGACGCTGACGCCGGGCTCCAACACGCTGACGCTGTCGGGTACGACGGACGGCAAAAAAGTCTCGACGACGCTGAATTTGTATCTGATCGAAAACGACAGCATTCAAATCGAAAATTTCCATCCGCTTCCGGTCAATTCCCTGACTCAGGACAATGCACTCTTTATTCCGGGGGAAAAAGACAAGTATACGACGAATGAATTGTCGATGGACGTCGAGTTCGCCATTACGCCTGCCGATACGGCAGACGAAATCATCGTGCGTCTGGACGGCAACAAAAAAGAAACGCGCCTGACTCGCGGAACCGGCACTTCGTGGTCCCAGTCCACGGGCGAACTGAGAGTAAGTTCCAAAGCAGGCACCGTAAACGGGTTTATTATCGAAGATCTGTCCCTTCCGACGACGGGCGACCTGAAAGTAACCGTATTTGTACGCAAAGGAACTTCGACGACATCGAAGACGCTGACGGTAACGCGCGAACTGCGTCCGTACACGATTTTGTCGCCGAAACTGCCTAACGAAAGCGTCATTACGCAAAACTTCCTGGATATCAGTATCCAAGCCGAAGGCGCGACAAGCGTGCTCGTGGGCAAACTGACTCTTGAAAAAGGCGACAAAGACATTTTCCGCGGCCGTCTTACCGGATTGAAAGCGGGCAAAAACACTGTTAAGTTCGTAGTCAATGCCGGAAAGACCAAAACCAACGGAACGTTCGAAGTGAACTACTCGTCCGAAAACGTACAGGGCGCGCAGTACAGCACGACGATGCCTTCCGGCGGCAAGCTCAAACTGTTCAAAGGGGATCTGCAAATTTCCCTGCCAAAAGGAACGCTGCTGAGAGAAATTAACCCGACGCCGGGCAGCCAGTCTCCGACGATCAGCTTGTTCGACAAGCAGGAATTGATCGCGGGAATCGCGAGCCCTCTGGATGGACGCACGCTTAAAATTTACAATCAAGTCAACGTAAACGACGGTCAGGGCGGATACCGCGACGGCCAGTTGAAACTGCTGGAATCCAACGGTACGATGATCAGCCGCATGGTGCCAAAGCCGCACTTCGGTTATGCTTCCAACTTGTACTGGACCGATGCCGGGTACTTCACGTCGACCGCTACAAGCGACGATTACAAAACCGTTCCGGGCAACCAGCCTTACACGACTCCGGGCTTCGAAAGCCGTTCGTCCAAGCAGTGGCTGGAACCGACCCAAACCGGTACGATCACCATCAAGTATGACCCTAAACTGGTCGATGCTTCGGCCGGCAACCTGGGGATCTGGAGATTGAACGGCAACGAATGGATCAACTTGGGCGGTACCGTCAACAAATCCGCTAAAACCGTTACGGCTCCGCTCGACGGATTCGGTTATTACGCCGTACTCGGCCTGCGTTACAGCTACGGCGACGTCATTGCCCAATCCGACCTGCGGGAATCCGTAGAGATGATGATGTCCCGCGGCGTGATGAAAGCCAAAGATGCCAACGAATTCGGCGTCAACGAAGTCATTACGCGCGGCGAGTTCGCGACGATGCTGGTGAGAATGCTGAACATTCCGCTGGATTACGACGAAGACATCACCAAACGTACTTTCGATGACGTGGGTCCCGTGACGAACCAGTACATGGATTATCGCTACATCGAAACGGCCGTACGCAAAGGGATCATTCGGGGTACGGGTCCGAGAGTGTTCATGCCTTACAACACGCTCAGCCGCGAAGATGCCACGATGATGATCGCCAGAGCGATGAACCTGAAGCTTACGGATAACACCAAAGCCAAAGCCGGTCTCGAAAAAGCGTTTACCGACGCCACGACCATCAATGCCAGCTACGCAGGCGCCGTTCTCGCGGTGACCAAAGGCAAGTATATGGAAGGCAAGGCCAACAAACTCGAAGAAGGCCAGAAGAAGGCGACGTACCGCTTCGATCCGAAAGCGACGTTCACGCGTGCCGAAGCTGCCGACATCGCAGTCAAGGTTATGAAGAAAATGAAGTCTCTGTAA
- a CDS encoding S-layer homology domain-containing protein, which yields MKKIVSLALSTAMALSMFASVTSAATLTTQEKYNALVTQGIFAGYPDGNAYLDKDMTRAEFAKVVALLTGLETSTTGTNSYQDQNYANAWYKPFVEAVTKAGYMQGTTTGTKKLFNPNGKVTVQEMAATLVRAAKLEVPTTGINNSASAWAKGEVQAAINAGLISGTSNFTAAATRGLLVDTAYSYQTAVVKPAVTSYEVTDNGATVVFTLANGEKVTVKPTTALKPNVATTVTFTYDGKDYSESVTWKVTDATKVDSAAASNLKQVTVMFDGQVDKVSAENVNNYSIPDVTIESAMLSADNRSVTLLLADTANNMLTNNRQTSVKVSNVKQNTGATVISGTVNFTPSDVAVPTITEVNALGTGAVEVMFSEPVVASSITVAGINIDGRAVAANFNYDYDRNSVVIETPLTVGEHTISLSGVRDYSGLVMAPVQRTFTVVADTTAPTIASTTSNDLREVTVTFSEPVRSIASARANNVSTPANVELSGRTAKLTFSSNLSFSANTITLTGVTDYSGNAAQTLTATVTPTLDLTAPTVLGTSVGTANGNYYVDVQFSKAVNVAGTEAGSALNRNNYTLRSTSGAVVTSAGLTSEGHPVVAPATQGTNNRTVRITLGPTTALTATSYTLEVAGVRDVTTAQNILTPYSAQINLTQAAAATLERTWVSGSWVYVQFSGQIATSGTGNALEANKYRLARALQNGTAAGTTILTDRNADVEPVGANTVRIYARNFLNNSGSATILEGQELVASYVGNTSGNFFTTPNTEGRVEARKTITNARESIGANGTPSVGNDRTVAVTFDAPVSGATTNNVTFNYVNAAGVEAVATPSNVVASNSNKTVTVTLPDTVPADFTNGRLVFSTLNDQFGNSAAQTVRVTNAIRPVGTAATVTARTYANSTDTLTVQIPVTRGVYVNGGAESAARLFTLNLGTNTPVKATSVTTANNAVASNTLTVIFNVRDAGAASASAIISFDGTANATTKQIGTSSVVNADDNAALATFSVNATVPARQQ from the coding sequence ATGAAGAAAATTGTATCCCTGGCCCTTTCTACGGCTATGGCTCTCTCGATGTTCGCTTCGGTAACATCGGCAGCAACGCTTACTACGCAAGAAAAGTATAACGCACTGGTTACTCAAGGTATCTTCGCCGGCTACCCAGACGGCAACGCTTACCTCGACAAAGACATGACTCGCGCTGAATTCGCGAAAGTAGTAGCTCTGCTGACTGGTCTGGAAACTTCGACTACTGGCACGAACTCCTACCAGGATCAAAACTATGCGAACGCTTGGTACAAGCCTTTCGTTGAAGCCGTAACGAAAGCCGGCTACATGCAAGGTACAACAACTGGAACTAAAAAACTGTTCAACCCGAACGGTAAAGTAACAGTTCAAGAAATGGCAGCTACACTGGTACGCGCAGCTAAGCTCGAAGTTCCAACTACGGGCATCAACAATAGCGCATCGGCTTGGGCCAAAGGCGAAGTACAAGCTGCAATCAACGCTGGCCTGATCAGCGGAACGTCGAACTTCACGGCAGCAGCAACACGCGGCCTGCTGGTTGACACAGCTTACTCGTACCAAACTGCAGTCGTTAAACCGGCTGTAACTTCGTACGAAGTAACAGACAACGGCGCAACTGTAGTGTTCACGCTGGCTAACGGTGAAAAAGTAACAGTTAAACCTACAACGGCTCTTAAGCCTAACGTAGCTACAACTGTAACATTCACTTACGACGGCAAAGATTACAGCGAAAGCGTAACTTGGAAAGTAACGGACGCTACTAAGGTTGACAGCGCTGCTGCAAGCAACCTGAAGCAAGTAACTGTAATGTTCGACGGACAAGTGGACAAGGTTTCCGCAGAAAACGTCAACAACTACAGCATCCCGGACGTAACGATCGAAAGCGCTATGCTGTCGGCCGACAACCGTTCGGTTACCCTGCTGCTGGCTGACACAGCCAACAACATGCTTACTAACAACCGTCAAACTTCGGTTAAAGTTAGCAACGTGAAGCAAAACACTGGAGCGACTGTAATCTCCGGCACTGTAAACTTCACACCTTCGGACGTAGCAGTTCCAACAATCACTGAAGTTAACGCTCTGGGCACTGGCGCAGTAGAAGTTATGTTCAGCGAGCCAGTTGTAGCTAGCTCCATCACAGTTGCCGGCATCAACATCGACGGCCGCGCAGTAGCTGCAAACTTCAACTACGACTACGACAGAAACTCGGTTGTGATCGAGACTCCTCTGACAGTAGGCGAGCACACAATCAGCCTGTCGGGCGTACGCGATTACTCGGGTCTGGTAATGGCTCCGGTACAACGTACATTCACAGTAGTTGCGGACACGACTGCTCCTACGATCGCTTCGACAACTTCGAACGATCTGCGTGAAGTGACTGTAACATTCAGTGAGCCAGTTCGCAGCATTGCAAGCGCACGCGCTAACAATGTATCGACTCCAGCAAACGTTGAACTGTCCGGCAGAACGGCTAAACTGACGTTCTCCAGCAACCTGAGCTTCTCCGCTAACACGATTACGCTGACTGGCGTAACGGATTACAGCGGCAACGCTGCTCAAACGCTGACAGCTACAGTAACGCCTACACTGGATCTGACTGCTCCTACCGTACTGGGTACTAGCGTTGGTACAGCAAACGGCAACTACTATGTAGACGTTCAGTTCAGCAAAGCTGTAAACGTTGCTGGAACCGAAGCGGGTTCGGCTCTGAACCGTAACAACTACACGCTGAGAAGCACAAGCGGCGCAGTTGTAACGAGCGCAGGTCTGACTAGCGAAGGACATCCGGTTGTAGCTCCTGCAACACAAGGAACGAACAACCGTACCGTTCGCATCACGTTGGGTCCTACAACGGCTCTGACAGCAACTAGCTACACGCTGGAAGTAGCAGGCGTACGTGACGTGACAACGGCTCAGAACATTCTGACTCCGTACAGCGCACAAATCAACCTGACTCAAGCGGCTGCTGCTACCCTGGAACGCACTTGGGTTAGCGGATCGTGGGTATATGTTCAATTCTCCGGTCAAATCGCAACTAGCGGAACAGGGAACGCTTTGGAAGCAAACAAATACCGTCTGGCTAGAGCACTTCAAAACGGTACAGCAGCTGGAACTACTATTCTGACTGATCGCAATGCAGATGTAGAACCAGTAGGTGCAAACACAGTGCGCATCTACGCTAGAAACTTCTTGAACAATTCTGGTTCTGCTACAATTCTGGAAGGACAAGAATTGGTAGCAAGTTATGTAGGTAACACTTCCGGAAACTTCTTCACGACTCCGAACACTGAAGGCCGAGTTGAAGCAAGAAAAACTATTACTAATGCACGTGAATCGATCGGCGCTAACGGAACTCCAAGCGTAGGCAACGATCGCACAGTTGCAGTAACATTTGATGCTCCAGTATCCGGAGCAACAACAAATAATGTTACATTCAACTATGTAAATGCTGCAGGTGTAGAAGCGGTTGCGACTCCTTCTAACGTTGTTGCATCGAACAGCAACAAAACAGTAACGGTTACACTGCCAGATACTGTACCAGCTGATTTCACTAATGGCAGATTGGTATTCAGCACATTGAATGACCAGTTTGGCAACTCGGCTGCTCAAACTGTTCGTGTAACAAATGCAATCAGACCAGTTGGAACAGCAGCAACTGTTACAGCTCGCACTTACGCTAATTCGACAGATACCCTTACAGTACAAATCCCAGTTACAAGAGGCGTATATGTAAACGGTGGTGCTGAATCTGCTGCAAGATTGTTCACGCTCAACCTGGGTACGAACACTCCTGTAAAAGCAACAAGCGTTACTACAGCTAATAATGCTGTTGCAAGCAACACTTTGACAGTAATTTTCAACGTTCGTGATGCCGGCGCAGCTAGCGCTTCCGCAATCATTTCGTTCGATGGAACTGCTAACGCTACAACTAAGCAAATTGGCACATCTTCGGTCGTAAACGCAGATGACAATGCAGCTCTTGCTACCTTCAGCGTTAACGCTACTGTACCAGCACGTCAACAATAA